GGTCGGCCTCGCTCAACGGCGAGCATACCGGATCGATCGACCTTGGCGACGGCTACACGCTGCAGCTCGACGAGCGGAGCTCGGAGATCACGATCCGCAACGCCGAGACCGGCGAGACCACGCGCATCTGGGGCGACCCGCATGTCGATGTCGACGGCAAGCGCGCCTTCGATTTCTGGGGCACGACCACCTTCACGCTCGAGAACGGCACCAAGATCACGATCGACACCGAGCAATGGGGCGGCAATCCCGACGCCTATGTCGCGAGCCAGGTGACGATCACCAAGGGCGATCAGGCGATCGTGGTCGACGGCATCAGCCAGAACCAGCTCGGCGATCTCGAAGTGACGATGTCCAACGATGGCCGCGCGATCGACCGCGCCACCCGCGACGGCTTCGTGCTCAACGAGAACGCGACCGGTTCAGGCTGGCGCTCCGACCTCACCGGTCAGGTCGCGACCCAGGCCGATCTCAACGCGACCAGGCCCGGCGAACTCTACGGCCCGGGCAGCACGATGCCGAGCTTCGACGAGATCCGCTTCGCGCTGTCCACCTTCCTGTTCTTCGGGATCGTGGCGGGCATGGCCGATGCGGTTGGCGGCGACTCCGCACCGATCGGACGCCCCTTCTTCCGCCCGATCGATCTCTGAACGGCGGTTTCCGCAGACAGACGAGGTGTGCGATGAGCGTTGATGGCGGTGTTGGCGGGGTCGGCGCGAGTGCGTCGACCCAGACGGCCGAAACCCCCGCGGAGAGTGTCGCCGGGCAGCTGGTGCGCGAGAATACGGTCGACGGCCAGCTCGACACCGCCGGCCTCGCCGCCGACCTGCGCGTGCAGACCGAGGCTGATCCCGAGCTCGGCGCCGGCGTGATCGCCGAGCTCGAGACGCAGCTCACCCCGGTCGAGCGCGGGCAGCTCGCCGCCGCGCTCGGTTCGGCGAACGACAACGGTCCGGACCGCACC
This is a stretch of genomic DNA from Sphingomonas sp. BT-65. It encodes these proteins:
- a CDS encoding DUF1521 domain-containing protein, producing MIGQAQANGVGFARAFENGAGVLIGAKIMMEASRPLGASQFAFGQLAMNYLIQGGVMASMLGGGRCFQPEPQAQWSASLNGEHTGSIDLGDGYTLQLDERSSEITIRNAETGETTRIWGDPHVDVDGKRAFDFWGTTTFTLENGTKITIDTEQWGGNPDAYVASQVTITKGDQAIVVDGISQNQLGDLEVTMSNDGRAIDRATRDGFVLNENATGSGWRSDLTGQVATQADLNATRPGELYGPGSTMPSFDEIRFALSTFLFFGIVAGMADAVGGDSAPIGRPFFRPIDL